In Nerophis lumbriciformis linkage group LG04, RoL_Nlum_v2.1, whole genome shotgun sequence, a single window of DNA contains:
- the rpz5 gene encoding rapunzel 5 — protein MDSVANWLVENRDKIEKGVDIMGQAAEVLAATVGQIHPILEAVFMASAEILNNPESKEAIYLTKKIEEVNEKVLGIQNEIDKIALELQRTSMNKQNFDREAQMLGQYEKFQEFLNAKPDWKVKKKEKFLKYYENTDGDLNLDALYNAVMGENTSGDPMLDTVVATEQRSRRAVEEFCASLKKLFVVGLIAIMGYAALKEGAVERDLMTKWQTRMEAVEKRMKTAVDHCTETFMDQAKMDLEKQLEENPGTVNEDFTRALLDSLVKKYDWVKWSVRAFNGKERIFFYNWLAGKKSHGSGGASWFDMTTSNKIKVVVSFCVDPQPIDKIQIREQIEKQKLKGDMMAVALNLNKCFPNCLVHAISHYKELVESNNFSVETYYYGKHKPAFLCIHPQ, from the coding sequence ATGGACAGTGTGGCAAACTGGCTGGTGGAGAACAGGGACAAGATCGAGAAAGGGGTGGACATCATGGGTCAAGCCGCGGAGGTGCTGGCCGCCACCGTGGGTCAGATCCACCCCATCCTGGAGGCCGTATTCATGGCCTCGGCCGAGATCCTCAACAACCCCGAGAGCAAAGAGGCCATCTACCTGACTAAGAAGATAGAAGAGGTCAATGAGAAGGTGTTGGGCATCCAGAATGAGATTGATAAAATTGCTCTGGAGCTACAGAGGACGTCCATGAACAAGCAGAACTTTGACCGTGAGGCTCAGATGCTCGGCCAGTATGAAAAGTTCCAGGAGTTTCTCAACGCCAAGCCAGACTGGAAAGTGAAAAAGAAGGAGAAGTTCCTCAAGTATTACGAGAACACAGACGGCGACTTGAACTTGGACGCTCTCTACAACGCCGTCATGGGAGAGAACACTTCAGGCGATCCCATGCTGGACACGGTGGTTGCCACAGAGCAGAGGAGCAGGAGGGCAGTGGAGGAATTCTGCGCTTCGCTGAAGAAGCTTTTCGTCGTCGGCCTCATCGCCATCATGGGCTACGCCGCCCTCAAGGAGGGCGCGGTGGAGAGGGACTTGATGACTAAGTGGCAGACCCGAATGGAGGCGGTGGAGAAAAGGATGAAAACTGCAGTAGATCATTGCACAGAGACCTTTATGGACCAGGCCAAAATGGACCTGGAGAAACAGCTGGAGGAGAACCCCGGCACAGTCAATGAGGACTtcacccgagcactgctggactCCCTTGTGAAGAAGTACGACTGGGTCAAGTGGTCGGTCCGAGCCTTCAACGGCAAGGAGCGCATCTTCTTCTACAACTGGCTGGCAGGGAAGAAGTCCCACGGCAGCGGCGGCGCCAGCTGGTTTGACATGACCACCAGCAACAAGATCAAAGTGGTGGTGTCCTTCTGCGTGGACCCTCAGCCCATCGACAAGATCCAGATCAGGGAGCAGATCGAGAAGCAAAAACTTAAGGGAGACATGATGGCGGTGGCGCTGAATCTGAACAAATGTTTCCCCAACTGCCTGGTGCACGCCATCAGCCACTACAAGGAGCTGGTGGAGTCCAACAACTTCAGCGTGGAGACCTACTACTATGGCAAACATAAACCAGCCTTCCTGTGCATCCACCCGCAGTAG